In the genome of Burkholderia sp. PAMC 26561, the window CTGGGGACCGCCCGGCGTGGGCAAGACCACGCTCGCACGGCTGATGGCCGCGGCGTTTCATGCGGAGTTCATTTCGTTGTCGGCGGTCTTGTCGGGCGTGAAGGATATTCGCGAGGCCGTGGAACTGGCGCAGATCCATCGGGCGAACGGGCATCAGACGCTGGTTTTCGTGGACGAGGTGCACCGGTTCAACAAAAGCCAGCAAGACGCGTTTTTGCCGCACGTCGAGTCCGGGTTGTTCGTGTTCGTGGGCGCGACGACCGAGAATCCATCGTTCGAGGTGAACAGCGCGTTGTTGTCGCGGGCAGCCGTTTATGTGCTGAAAAGCCTGGATGAAACGGAGCTCAATGAATTGCTCGAACGGGCGCAGGGCGAGCTGGGCGGCCTGACGTTCTCCGATGACGCTCGTGCGGCGCTCATCGGTTCCGCCGATGGCGACGGCCGCAAGCTCCTCAACAACCTGGAAATCGTGGCGCGGGCGGCCGCGCAACAGAAGTCGACGCACATCGACGGCGAGTTGCTCGGCAGCGCGCTGACCGAAAACCTGCGTCGTTTCGACAAAGGCGGCGACGCGTTCTACGACCAGATCAGCGCGCTGCACAAATCGGTGCGCGGCAGCAATCCTGACGCGACGCTTTACTGGTTTTGCAGGATGCTCGACGGCGGCGCCGACCCGCGTTATCTCGCGCGACGAATCGTCCGGATGGCCTGGGAGGATATCGGTCTCGCCGATCCGCGTGCGGGCCGCATCGCGCTCGATGCCGCCGAAACCTACGAACGCCTGGGAACGCCGGAAGGTGAGCTCGCGCTGGCTCAGGCGCTGATTTATCTCGCGGTTGCGCCGAAATCGAACGCTGGCTACATGGCCTATAACGAGGCGCGGCGGTTTGTCGGCAAGGACCAGTCGCGAGGCGTGCCGGTCCATCTGCGCAACGCGCCGACCAAGCTGATGAAGGAGCTTGGATACGGGCACGAATATAGGTACGCGCACGACGAACCCGACGCTTACGCGGCCGGCGAAACCTATCTGCCCGATGGCATGCGCGACCCGCACTGGTACGAGCCGACACCGCGCGGTCTGGAGGGGAAGATCAGTGAAAAGATGGCGCGTCTTGCGCAACTCGATGCCCAATGGCGGCGCGACCACAAGGACGAAAAATAAGCGTTGCTCCATTGCCGACGGATGGTGAAACGCCGCGTTCCATTAGACCGAACGGCCAACGCGGCCAAAGCGCGCCAACACGGCCGCCTCGCTGCGCTAAAATCGCGGATTCGCACACTCAGAAGAACCGGCCCTGCCATGCTCGACATCCAACTCCTGCGCAAAGACCCCGACGCCGTTGCCACGCGCCTGGCTCAACGCGGCTACACACTCGACGTCGCTGCGTTCGCGGCAATCGAAGCGGAACGGCGCGAAATCCAGACGCGTACCGAAGAGCTGCAAATGCGCCGCAATACGCTGTCGAAGCAGATCGGCGCAATGAAAGGGCGTGGGGAAGACACCGCAGCAGTGATGGCGGAGGTCGGGGGTATCGGCGAGACCATGAAGGCTTCGGCGGCTCAGCTCGAGGACATCCAGAAGCGCTTGTCCGACCTGATGCTCGGCGTGCCCAACTTGCCGCACGAAAGCGTGCCGGTCGGCCCCGACGAATCTGGCAACGTCGAAGTGCGTCGCTGGGGTGCGCCGCGTTCGTTCGATTTCGAAGTGAAGGATCACGTCGATGTCGGCGCGCCGCTTGGCCTCGACTTCGAAACGGGCGCGAAGCTCTCCGGTGCGCGTTTCACCTTGCTGCGCGGGCAGATTGCGCGTCTGCACCGGGCGTTGGCGCAGTTCATGATCGACACGCACACCGAACAGCACGGCTACACAGAGGCGTACACGCCGTATATCGTAAATCCGGAAATTTTGGTGGGTACGGGCCAGTTGCCCAAATTCGCTGAGGACATGTTCCGGGTCGAGAAGGGCGGCGAGGAGAACAAGGTCACGCAGTACCTGATTTCGACCTCGGAGATCTCGCTGACGAATACGGTGCGCGAAAGCATTCTTGAAGCGTCGGCGCTGCCAGTCAAACTGACGGCGCATTCTCCGTGCTTCCGCTCGGAAGCGGGTTCGTACGGGCGCGATACGCGCGGCCTGATCCGTCAACATCAGTTCGACAAGGTCGAAATGGTGCAGGTCGTATCGCCGGAGAAATCCTACGAGACGCTCGACGAAATGGTCGGCCACGCCGAAGCCATCTTGCAAAAGCTCGAACTGCCGTATCGCGTGATCACGCTGTGTACCGGCGACATGGGGTTTTCCGCAACGAAGACATTCGACCTGGAAGTCTGGCTTCCGGCGCAGAACACGTATCGGGAAATCTCGAGTTGCTCGAATACCGAAGCATTCCAGGCGCGGCGGATGCAGGCGCGGTTCCGGAATGCCCAAGGCAAGCCGGAGTTCGTTCATACGCTCAATGGTTCAGGTCTTGCGGTCGGGCGGACGCTCGTCGCGGTGCTGGAGAATTACCAGAACGCGGATGGCTCGGTGACGGTGCCAGTGGCGTTGCGACCTTACATGCGCGGAGTCGAAAAGCTCGAAGTCTCGAAGGCGAGTTAAGACCTCTTTGTTGTACCAGGCTCACTAAAAGGGGCTTGGAAATCAGATTGGACTCGTCTATAATCTTTCTCTCGCTGGACATCGACCCGTTCAGCGAGAGCCGCAGCAAGCAGTCGCGCGGTTGCAGGATCTGGAAAGGTGGCAGAGTGGTCGAATGCGCTGGACTCGAAATCCAGTGTACCTTTAGGGGTACCGTGAGTTCGAATCTCACCCTTTCCGCCAAATTAGAAACCCCCGCTGATCGCAAGATCAGCGGGGGTTTTGCTTTGTGTGCCTCAGCATTTGGGCAACAGACCTTGAACATCCGAGATGCTCCTGCCATCCGGATTCTTACCGATCGAACTCCGCGTCAAATGATTCGATGTCCGGCAAGCCCAGTTGTCCGGCTTTTCGAGAGCGGGGGTCGGGCGCGCCAGCTCGTCAACGCCCGACGCGGTCTTGAGCTCAGAAGCCTCGGGCGACGTTCCCATGATGGATGGTGACTGGTACCTGTACCGAGGCGTTATCGACAGCGAAACGGGATCGTCAGGCGGCGGTGCTGCAGGCCCTGCGGCGTGAGCGGCCGACCATAGGCACAACAAGTCGGCAACGACGGTGATGGCCAGCAGGCTTTTTCTAACATTGGACATGAAGTTTTTCATGCATGCATTCCCTCGACGTTAATCAATGCGTCGAACCCGGCGAACATAACGAGATGGCTCGCGATTCGATGCTTTTATAAACCTTAAAAACTCTGTAGAAACTTTTAATTAAATTAACCTTAGCAACGTTTTACTAAAAAACGGACGATAA includes:
- a CDS encoding replication-associated recombination protein A translates to MFEENRANVPLAERLRPRTIDEVIGQKHLLGPNKPLRVAFESGEAHSMILWGPPGVGKTTLARLMAAAFHAEFISLSAVLSGVKDIREAVELAQIHRANGHQTLVFVDEVHRFNKSQQDAFLPHVESGLFVFVGATTENPSFEVNSALLSRAAVYVLKSLDETELNELLERAQGELGGLTFSDDARAALIGSADGDGRKLLNNLEIVARAAAQQKSTHIDGELLGSALTENLRRFDKGGDAFYDQISALHKSVRGSNPDATLYWFCRMLDGGADPRYLARRIVRMAWEDIGLADPRAGRIALDAAETYERLGTPEGELALAQALIYLAVAPKSNAGYMAYNEARRFVGKDQSRGVPVHLRNAPTKLMKELGYGHEYRYAHDEPDAYAAGETYLPDGMRDPHWYEPTPRGLEGKISEKMARLAQLDAQWRRDHKDEK
- the serS gene encoding serine--tRNA ligase, encoding MLDIQLLRKDPDAVATRLAQRGYTLDVAAFAAIEAERREIQTRTEELQMRRNTLSKQIGAMKGRGEDTAAVMAEVGGIGETMKASAAQLEDIQKRLSDLMLGVPNLPHESVPVGPDESGNVEVRRWGAPRSFDFEVKDHVDVGAPLGLDFETGAKLSGARFTLLRGQIARLHRALAQFMIDTHTEQHGYTEAYTPYIVNPEILVGTGQLPKFAEDMFRVEKGGEENKVTQYLISTSEISLTNTVRESILEASALPVKLTAHSPCFRSEAGSYGRDTRGLIRQHQFDKVEMVQVVSPEKSYETLDEMVGHAEAILQKLELPYRVITLCTGDMGFSATKTFDLEVWLPAQNTYREISSCSNTEAFQARRMQARFRNAQGKPEFVHTLNGSGLAVGRTLVAVLENYQNADGSVTVPVALRPYMRGVEKLEVSKAS